GGCGGCCAAACCGCAGCTGCAGCTGGAGCTGATCAGCATCGTGGCCGGCAACACCCCGCGCGAAGTGGGCTTCGCCGTCGCCACCGAGCTGCTGGCGCAGAGCGGTTATCAGATCCCTGTGGCACTCGGCGCGGCGCGCGCCCTGAGCGAGCCGCCGGAGCCGTGGCGCGCACATCTGGACCGCCCGATCGCCGATCCGAAACTGGCGGCGCTGTGGCGTGACTTGCCCACGCCCTCGCCGGCCAACGCGCCCGTACCGGACGCCGCCATCGCCATCGGCGAACTGATCTGCCGGCATCCCGGCGAGATCACGCTGGCGGCGATCGGCCCGCTGACCAACGTTGCGCACGCCATGCAGCTTTACCCACGGATGGCGCAGGCGGTGAAAGAGATCGTGATCATGGGCGGCGTGTTCAACGTCGACGGGTACATCAAGGACACCAATTTCGGTTTGGATCCGGAAGCGGCGCGGCTGGTGTTGAACAGCGGCGCTGCCATCACGCTGGCGCCGTTGGACGTCACTACCCAGACCATGCTGACCCAGGCGGATTTGGCCGAGTTAACCCAGCCGGATACCCCGCTGTGCCGCTATTTACGCGCCACCACGCAACCGTGGATCGACTATTCGCGCCATACGCGGCACCTGCCGGGTTGCTGGATCCATGATGCGCTGGTGATCGCCTGGCTGCTGGCTCCGCAGCTGGTCACGACCGAGATGTTCCATGTGGACGTGGCGCTGGAAGGGGCGTTGACGCGCGGCAGTTCACGCCGCTGGAGGCCGGACAGCCTGCGCCTGACGGTCGGCATGCCGGCGCCGCAGGGCAAGCCGGTGCGCGTCATGCAGCAGGTGGACAACGCTCGTCTGCTGGCGTTGATCGGCGCAACGCTGGCCCGCGGATGAAAAAAGGTGCGCCAAAGCGCACCAATCATCGAGCCAGCATCGGCAGCGCCGGGTGTTACCCCTTGCCTTTAACGCTGCTGATAAATGTTTTACGCGCGGTGGTCGAGCCCAGTTTCTCGGCCTCATTCATCAGCTTCAGCGCCTTGTCGATATCGCCCGCCTTCACCGCCTGTTTGATGCCGTTATTGAAGTAGCTTTCGGTATCGTTGAGCATCGGCTCCGCCGGTTTCTCCGGCACCGGTGCCGCCACGGCAGCCGGAGCAGTCGAACCCACCACCACCGGCGCCGCGGTCGGCGCAGGCTGCAACATGCCGATCATCACGTTGCCGGTTCCCTGTTCAGCGGTGACCTTAAGCTTCAGCGTGCCGGTCGTCGCGTGGCCGGCGATCGGATCCGGGATATCCGGCACCGCGTTGCCCACCCCCTGCGCGTAGGCCTTGGCCGGGTTGGTCAGCTGCGTGGTTTTCGCCAAATCCTGACGGGTGGTGTACACCAGCAGGTAAATCTGTTTTTGACCGAGCGCCGGCGTCAGCTTCAGCGTGCCTTCGAGGCGATCGGAGGACATCGCCCCCGGCGGCTGATACGGGAAGTAGCTGCTCGGGTAATATGCCGCCGGGCGCAGGTGCTCATCCAGCACCAGCACGCTCGGCGCGTAAAGCGAATTGTTTTTGGCGAGGCTGCTCAGCGTCACTTCCAGCGAACCGCGATCGGCCGGCAGCGTATAGGCGGCGATCGCCCCCTGGATCTCGCCCTGATTGAGTTGCGGGCTGACGGCGTCGAGCTTCACCTCTTGCGACACCGGCGGCTGCAGCGGCTGCCACGGCAGGCTTTGCAGCGTGGCGGCGCTGATGGCCGGCGCGACGGAAACGTTGGCCGGCGTATCGGCATTGGCCGCCAGAGGCGCGCCGACGGTCAGCGCCAGCGACAGGCAGAGTGACAGCAGATTCTTTTTCATCGTTATATCCTCTTTCAGCGCCGCGACGGTTCAGGCAAGAGATCCGGCCGCGGCGAATGCGGTTGGGGGAGAGCCTTCGGCTCTCCCCGTCCTGTCGTTACCACCAAATTTCCATCTGGGCGCCGAAGGTGACTTCGTCATCCTTGCCGCGACTGAAGGTATGCATGCTGGTGTCGTTGTAAGCGGTGCCGGCGTTATACCCGGTGTCGTCACCGGTAGCGTAGCCCCACTTCTCATCCCACTTGGCGTAGGTGGCGAACAGACGGATGGCCGGACGCGACCAGATGCTGTTGCCCGCCTGCCACTGCTGCGCCAGGGTCACTTTGTACTGGCCGTTGCGATCGCCGGTGCGCTGGGATTTGACGTTGTCGTAGCCGGCTTCCAACAGGGTGCTCATGATCGGCGTCCATTTGTACATCGGGCGTACGCCCACGGTATACCAGGTGGTGCCGTTGTTGTTGTCGCGGTCGATATCCTGGAACATGGCGACGTACATCAGCGCCCATTGATCGTTGAAGTCGATGGCGCCGTGATCCAGCACGCGGATCATCTTGCCGTTGTTATCGATGGTAGCGCCTTCGTTGCGGCCGTTGTTCTGCGAGGTCATCGAGTCGGTGGCGTACTGCACCACGAATTTGTTGTAACCGTTCAGGATGCTTTGGGTGTGTTCCGCGGTGAACATCCAGCCGTCTTTGCTGGCGCCGTCGGCCAGGTGGTAGTGGTCCTGCGCATTGGCACGGCCGTAGTCCACGCCCAGCTCCAGGGTGCCGCCCGGGTTCAGCTCCAGCCCAGCCAAGCGCACATCGAAGGTGTCGTTGACGGTCGGGCGCTGTTTCCATTCGTTATCCAGGTAGCCGTAAGAGCCGCCGGACTCCGAGTTGCGGGTCACGGCAGCGGACAGCTTGCCGAAGCCCAGATCGATGTTTTCCAGACCGGCGCCGGGGCCGGAGATATCCCAGTAGTAGAAGTCGATCATGTGAACGTCATGACGCTGATAGAAGCGCTTACCGGCCCACAGCGTGGAGCCCGGCAGCCAGTCGATCAGGTTTTTACCCTGCACGTTGACTTCGCGGAAGCCCGGGGTCACATCTTCCCAGTCTGAACGTTGCGAGACCGAATAGGCCAGGTTGGTGTCGAAATAGAAGCTCTTGTCGCCTTCTTTCCACACTTCCTGCCCCAGTTTCAGCTCGGCGTAGGTTTCGCATTCGTTGCCGAGACGGTATTTGCTCGCGGCGCCAGTGGCCTTGAAGCACTGTTGCTCACCGCCGCTGCCGGTCCAGCCGATGCCGGAACGGGCGTAACCGTGGAAATCCACGGCCAGCGCCTGGGTAGAGAGAACACCGGCGGCGACAGCCAGTGCCAGAGGAAGTTTGCGCAGAGTAGTCATCATTATTCTCCTGTTATACCGACTTTGATGCTTTAAACGCCCGGCTCCTGGTGCAGCCGTTTACATGCCGTACCGTCTTCACGGAACAGGTGGCAGCGGTGAGGCGGCAGGCCGATGGCGAATGTGGCACCTTCTTCTACCAGCACCACGTCATTCTGGCGGTACACCAGGTTTTGACGGATGGCCGGGATTTGGATGTGGATTTGCGTCTCGTTGCCGAGCTGCTCCACCACCTGTACGTCGCCGGTAAGCCGCACTTCAGAGGCCTCACCGGGCAGCAGATGTTCAGGGCGAATGCCCAGTGACAGGTTGGCACCGGGTTGAACGCCCGCGCCTTCGACCGGCAGCCAGACCAACTGACGGTTGGGCAGTTCGACCTGCACCTGTTGCGGCTGCACGGCGGTCACCTTGACCGGCAGGAAGTTCATCTTCGGCGAGCCGATGAACCCGGCGACGAAGCGGTTAGCCGGGTAGTGGTACAGTTCCAGCGGCTTGCCGACCTGCGCCACGCGACCGGCGTCGAGCACCACGATCTTGTCGGCCAGCGTCATCGCTTCGACCTGATCGTGGGTGACGTAAATCATGGTGCGCTGCAGGCGCTTGTGCAGACGGGAGATCTCGATACGCATCTGCACTCGCAGCGCGGCGTCGAGGTTGGACAGCGGTTCGTCGAGCAGGAACACGTCCGGCTCGGCCACCAGCGTGCGGCCGATCGCCACGCGCTGACGCTGCCCGCCGGACAGCGCTTTCGGCCGCCGATCGAGCAAGTGCGCCAACTGCAGCACCTCGGAGACCTGATTCACCCGTTGATTGATTTCCGCTTTCCTGGCGCCGGCCAGCTTCAGGCCGAACGACATGTTGTCCGCCACCGACAGGTGCGGATACAGCGCATAAGACTGGAACACCATGCCGATACCGCGCTCGGAAGGCGGCACCTCATTCATACGTTTCTCGCCGATCAGCAGCTCGCCGGAGGTGATGTCCTCCAGCCCGGCGATCATGCGCAACAACGTCGATTTACCGCAGCCCGACGGCCCGACAAACACCACAAACTCGCCGTCTTCGATGGTCAGATTGACGTCTTTTGAAATCACGGCCTCACCGAAGGCCTTATAAACGCTGCGCAGTGTCACGCTAGCCATGCGTTACTCCCCTGCTTTCGCAGTTAACATGTCGTGTGAAAATGGCGGAGGCAAAGCCCGCCAAAACCCATTGATGACCCTCTTGCTGCGCGCCGTACTGCCATGCCAACGGCAAGGTCGCCTCAGACGGCGCGGCCGCCTGAGTATAAGGCTGCAGGTTTATCAGCGCTTCAAGGCATTGATCCTGATGGGTAATAAGTAGGCGCACCACGCCGTCCCGCTGGCTGATCGCGCTCAGCTCACCGCGCTGGATGAGCGGCGAACGGCGCAGGGCCAGCAGCGCCTGGCAATAACGTAAGGTGGAGTGGCTGTCGTGCTGTTGGCGGCTGATGGCCAATGCGCGGTGTTCGATCGCCACCTGCTGATACCAGCTGATTTCGCCGGCGGTGACCTGTTCGGGAGCCTCATGCCACGGCATCGGCGTTTGCGCGCCGCGCGGATCCTGCAAGCCGGCGGCATGCGGCAGCCCCAGCTCTTCGCCCTGATACAGGCAGATCGGCGCCGGCAACATCGCCAGCAGCGTCAGAAAAGCGGCGGCGGAACGCAGGTCACCCTGCCCCCAACGGCTGACCACTCGGGGCTGTTCGGCGTCGCCGGTGCTCCACAGGCTGTCCGCCAACGAGCCTCGGCGGGCATGCAGCACCGCCACCAGCCTCTCTGCGCTGAACGGCATCACGTCCAGCGCCAATGCGCCGTGGGCGAACCGCTGCGGCGCGGCCGCATTGCGCACGCGGTTGGCTTCATCGGCGTACCACAGCGTCAGTCCTTCGCCCGTCACCGCCGCTTCAGCCTCCGGCGCCAGCGCCTGCGGCAGCAACACGCCGTCAATCGACAGCGCTTTCAGATATGGCAGCGCCGCCAGCATGCCATGCGCGTCACCCACGCCGTCCCCGTTTCCGTCACGGAAACTGGCCGGATGGATCCGGTACAGGGTGGGCTGGGTGACGATAGGCATTGACGACATAAATCCGGTACCCCTGCTGCGCGTGGCGTTGAAAATCAATGGGCCGATAGTGCGGGAGTCGCCGGAAAGGGTAATCATCCGTAACAGGATTTTTCATGGGGGAGGAGGCGGGAGGATGAGAGAACGACCGCAGCGATGAGAAGTTCCGCGCTTAAGGCAAATCTGTGATCCGGCTGGCAAAAATCGCCCCCCTATTTTGTGCCTGACGCCACAGAATAGAGCGCAACGTTAACTGGATCACACTCCTCATCTCAGGGGCGTAGAGGGGGGGAGGATGAGAATATGTCGCGTTGTGACCCACTATTACCGCGAAACGTCTCTCCTTGATTTATGTGCCCACAAAAAGAAGGATTGGATTATGACTCGCAGCATTACCCTCGCCCGTACGCTGGCGCTCTCGGCACTGGCCACCCTGGTGCTCTCTTCTTCCGCCTTCGCCAAGATCGAGGAAGGCAAACTGGTTATCTGGATCAACGGCGACAAGGGCTATAACGGTCTGGCCGAAGTCGGCAAGAAATTCGAAAAAGACACCGGCATCAAGGTCACCGTCGAGCACCCGGACAAGCTGGAAGAAAAATACCCACAGGTGGCCGCCACCGGTGACGGCCCCGACATCATCTTCTGGGCCCACGACCGCTTCGGCGGCTATGCGCAGTCCGGCCTGCTGGCCGAAATCCACCCGTCCAAAGCCTTCCAGGACAAGCTGTTCCCGTTCACCTGGGACGCCGTGCGCTATGACGGCAAGCTGATCGGCTACCCGATCGCCGTCGAGGCGCTGTCGCTGATTTACAACAAAGACCTGGTCAAACAGCCGCCGAAGACCTGGGAAGAGATCCCGGCGCTGGACAAACAGCTGCGCGCCAACGGCAAGAGCGCCATCATGTGGAACCTGCAGGAGCCCTACTTCACCTGGCCAATCATCGCCGCCGACGGCGGTTATGCTTTCAAGTATGAGAACGGCAAATACAACATCAAGGATGTCGGCGTCGCCAATGCCGGTTCGCAGGCCGGTCTGCAGTTCATCGTCGACCTGGTGAAAAACAAGCACATCAACGCCGATACCGATTACTCGATCGCCGAAGCCGCGTTCAACAAAGGCCAGACCGCGATGACCATCAACGGACCGTGGGCCTGGAACAACATCGAGCAGAGCAAAATCAACTACGGCGTGACGCTGCTGCCGACCTTCAAAGGCAAACCGTCCAAACCGTTCGTCGGCGTGCTGACCGCCGGCATCAACGCCGCCAGCCCGAATAAAGAGCTGGCGACCGAGTTCCTCGAGAACTACCTGCTGACCAACGAAGGGCTGGCGGACGTCAACAAAGACAAACCGCTGGGCGCGGTGGCGCTGAAGTCCTATCAGGAAGCGCTGGCCAAAGATCCGAAGATCGCCGCCACCATGCAGAATTCGCAAAACGGGGAAATCATGCCGAACATCCCGCAGATGAGCGCCTTCTGGTACGCCGAACGCAGCGCGGTGATCAACGCCGTCAGCGGCCGTCAGACGGTGAAAGCCGCGCTGGACGACGTGCAGACCCGTATCACCAAGTAATGATGTTGTGCGGGATTAACATCCCCTAAATAATTGGAGTTACACCGCGACGGCAAGTACGCACATCCCCGGGAGCATAGATAGCTATGTGACCGGGGTGAGTGGACGCAGCCAACAAAGGTGTAGCTCCAAGTATGAAGGGACCTGTGCCCCGCCGTTGCTTCACAGAAAGGAACGCCCTATGCAATTCGCTCACGCCGGGACGCCTGTGCGTAAAAAATCGAAGTGGTGGCAAAGCGA
The sequence above is drawn from the Serratia sp. FDAARGOS_506 genome and encodes:
- a CDS encoding nucleoside hydrolase, producing the protein MRLIIDCDPGNGVPGANVDDGLALALALAAKPQLQLELISIVAGNTPREVGFAVATELLAQSGYQIPVALGAARALSEPPEPWRAHLDRPIADPKLAALWRDLPTPSPANAPVPDAAIAIGELICRHPGEITLAAIGPLTNVAHAMQLYPRMAQAVKEIVIMGGVFNVDGYIKDTNFGLDPEAARLVLNSGAAITLAPLDVTTQTMLTQADLAELTQPDTPLCRYLRATTQPWIDYSRHTRHLPGCWIHDALVIAWLLAPQLVTTEMFHVDVALEGALTRGSSRRWRPDSLRLTVGMPAPQGKPVRVMQQVDNARLLALIGATLARG
- the malM gene encoding maltose operon protein MalM, encoding MKKNLLSLCLSLALTVGAPLAANADTPANVSVAPAISAATLQSLPWQPLQPPVSQEVKLDAVSPQLNQGEIQGAIAAYTLPADRGSLEVTLSSLAKNNSLYAPSVLVLDEHLRPAAYYPSSYFPYQPPGAMSSDRLEGTLKLTPALGQKQIYLLVYTTRQDLAKTTQLTNPAKAYAQGVGNAVPDIPDPIAGHATTGTLKLKVTAEQGTGNVMIGMLQPAPTAAPVVVGSTAPAAVAAPVPEKPAEPMLNDTESYFNNGIKQAVKAGDIDKALKLMNEAEKLGSTTARKTFISSVKGKG
- a CDS encoding maltoporin, translated to MMTTLRKLPLALAVAAGVLSTQALAVDFHGYARSGIGWTGSGGEQQCFKATGAASKYRLGNECETYAELKLGQEVWKEGDKSFYFDTNLAYSVSQRSDWEDVTPGFREVNVQGKNLIDWLPGSTLWAGKRFYQRHDVHMIDFYYWDISGPGAGLENIDLGFGKLSAAVTRNSESGGSYGYLDNEWKQRPTVNDTFDVRLAGLELNPGGTLELGVDYGRANAQDHYHLADGASKDGWMFTAEHTQSILNGYNKFVVQYATDSMTSQNNGRNEGATIDNNGKMIRVLDHGAIDFNDQWALMYVAMFQDIDRDNNNGTTWYTVGVRPMYKWTPIMSTLLEAGYDNVKSQRTGDRNGQYKVTLAQQWQAGNSIWSRPAIRLFATYAKWDEKWGYATGDDTGYNAGTAYNDTSMHTFSRGKDDEVTFGAQMEIWW
- the malK gene encoding maltose/maltodextrin ABC transporter ATP-binding protein MalK; its protein translation is MASVTLRSVYKAFGEAVISKDVNLTIEDGEFVVFVGPSGCGKSTLLRMIAGLEDITSGELLIGEKRMNEVPPSERGIGMVFQSYALYPHLSVADNMSFGLKLAGARKAEINQRVNQVSEVLQLAHLLDRRPKALSGGQRQRVAIGRTLVAEPDVFLLDEPLSNLDAALRVQMRIEISRLHKRLQRTMIYVTHDQVEAMTLADKIVVLDAGRVAQVGKPLELYHYPANRFVAGFIGSPKMNFLPVKVTAVQPQQVQVELPNRQLVWLPVEGAGVQPGANLSLGIRPEHLLPGEASEVRLTGDVQVVEQLGNETQIHIQIPAIRQNLVYRQNDVVLVEEGATFAIGLPPHRCHLFREDGTACKRLHQEPGV
- the malE gene encoding maltose/maltodextrin ABC transporter substrate-binding protein MalE encodes the protein MTRSITLARTLALSALATLVLSSSAFAKIEEGKLVIWINGDKGYNGLAEVGKKFEKDTGIKVTVEHPDKLEEKYPQVAATGDGPDIIFWAHDRFGGYAQSGLLAEIHPSKAFQDKLFPFTWDAVRYDGKLIGYPIAVEALSLIYNKDLVKQPPKTWEEIPALDKQLRANGKSAIMWNLQEPYFTWPIIAADGGYAFKYENGKYNIKDVGVANAGSQAGLQFIVDLVKNKHINADTDYSIAEAAFNKGQTAMTINGPWAWNNIEQSKINYGVTLLPTFKGKPSKPFVGVLTAGINAASPNKELATEFLENYLLTNEGLADVNKDKPLGAVALKSYQEALAKDPKIAATMQNSQNGEIMPNIPQMSAFWYAERSAVINAVSGRQTVKAALDDVQTRITK